One genomic region from Ictidomys tridecemlineatus isolate mIctTri1 unplaced genomic scaffold, mIctTri1.hap1 Scaffold_454, whole genome shotgun sequence encodes:
- the Crybb2 gene encoding beta-crystallin B2 → MASDHQTQAGKPQPLNPKIIIFEQENFQGHSHELSGPCPNLKETGVEKAGSVLVQAGPWVGYEQANCKGEQFVFEKGEYPRWDSWTSSRRTDSLSSLRPIKVDSQEHKIILYENPNFTGKKMEIIDDDVPSFHAHGYQEKVSSVRVQSGTWVGYQYPGYRGLQYLLEKGDYKDSSDFGAPHPQVQSVRRIRDMQWHQRGAFHPSN, encoded by the exons ATGGCTTCAGACCACCAGACCCAGGCGGGCAAGCCGCAGCCCCTCAACCCCAAG ATCATCATCTTTGAGCAGGAGAACTTCCAGGGCCACTCCCACGAGCTCAGCGGGCCCTGCCCCAACCTGAAGGAGACGGGCGTGGAGAAGGCGGGCTCCGTCCTGGTGCAGGCTGGACC CTGGGTGGGCTACGAGCAGGCCAACTGCAAGGGGGAGCAGTTCGTGTTCGAGAAGGGCGAGTACCCCCGATGGGACTCCTGGACCAGCAGCCGCAGGACAGACTCCCTCAGCTCCCTGAGGCCCATCAAAGTG GACAGCCAGGAGCACAAGATCATCCTCTACGAGAACCCCAACTTCACGGGGAAGAAGATGGAGATCATAGATGACGACGTGCCCAGCTTCCACGCCCACGGCTACCAGGAGAAGGTGTCCTCGGTGCGGGTGCAGAGCGGCAC GTGGGTCGGCTACCAGTACCCGGGCTACCGCGGGCTGCAGTACCTGCTGGAGAAGGGCGACTACAAGGACAGCAGCGACTTCGgggctccccacccccaggtgcAGTCCGTGCGCCGCATCCGCGACATGCAGTGGCACCAACGTGGCGCCTTCCACCCCTCCAACTAG